The window GTAGCCATGTGGTTTAAAGGTTTAAAGCATATGTTCCTTGCCGTTTGTTTCTTGTAACTATAAatgagttaaaattaaaataaaattattatttttacagtttaaaaataaatgtatcaaatatttttgattcgTTAATGAATGAATATGAAGTACTTTTAGTCAATAATAATCGGGAACAGCTATTTcgatttattataaaagttattgttaaatgttaataatttaacgttattttttccaaaaaatatatttttagtttttgtggattttaaaaagttttttatattcaaaccCTTAACCTTCGTTGGaaggatatttttataatataatttcttcaataattctgttagacatgctctcgagaagtttcctatttaaaatcagtaaaatccTTTCACAAATAACGGAAATGTGTGAATAAATCCGAGATAACAtctaaaaagttttgttatttttattcaagcactgaataaaaataaaaattaatttacattttataaaattaaactctttaaacatattattgtgAAGTTTACATGAGATTTGACAAAAaagattaatattaaacaaatatgttattctttataatatttgtatgcaaatgaaaactaaagaaacttttcagcAATACTGAAGCTATACAAAAGGACCTAtgttatacataatttaaaaaattatcgaatAGATAAGAAACATAATATATTTGCATTAATGTCTGTAACTTCTAAGTCTTGTGATAACAAGAAAtcatgtttacataaaatagatttaattaacatattaacgagttttatattattttaaacggGTATAGAACTCTatgtctaaaaaaatatttaaactttgtttatttggccctcttttaagaatttttttctaatttgatGATCAAATACAATTAATATCTTAACCCCTAATAACCTGGTGGTACCGCCAGaaaccaaataataaaaaataagttttcttctatttaaatatttgtcaacTATATGTTATgacttttgaaatgtttttaattacaaGCGGCACTAATTTCTTTGATCGCTATTATAAAGAAAGCggctaattaaaaaaatacttttgttatattgtgtacttttggcaaaaaaaaaaattatttataaaacgaTAAAACTTGAAAcagaaaaaagtgattttacttttttatttagagagatttttggaaatttcttcTTGGTTCTTTAAGGTTAAGATTATATAAATCGATATTTTTGGGATGTTTTTtgaatgatttatttaaaaacggaGCGTAGCATTTGTGCCAAAAGTCTATTATATGGTCTATTATGGCAAAACGTTTTAGTTATAAAACGATAAAACTTGAAACAGAAAAAAGGgacttaacttttttatttagagagatttttgaaaatttcttcttGGTTCTTTAAGGTCAAGattatataaattgatatttttggGAGGTTTTTtgaatgatttatttaaaaacggaGCGTATCATTTGTGCCAAAAGTCTATTATGGCTTGATGAAATCTTGTGCTTAATTTAAATGAGAAAACAtcgaccaaaaaaaaaattgataaatacaATCAATGTTTGTTCATTGGCAACTAGCAATATTCACCTAGTTCACATAATTCtcttaccaaaatttataatatatggCATACCACGATGAAAAAatccaaattattattaatattatccCGAGCAATAGTTAGATGTTGAAAATGTGGCATGAAATCATATCagaaaaaatctgttttatatAATGTATTTATATCCCAATATAATATTCTTCAATAATAACGAAATTGCTTATTGGcttgaaaataagttttataatatttataatttggatATCCGGGTGCCTGGTAGTTTCTCTAGGAACCAAATAGATAGTTTTCACTCAGGAAAGTAGAACAAAAGTTGCTTAGATATGTAGgttttataacattaattttttccgcttaaacaaaaaaatcaggaTATTAAGGgttaatatattcaaaataagaAATCCGTTAATATCTATTGAAACAGTGTTGAAGGAAACAGTGAGAAGTTGCCGTATCAATTTGTGTATAACCATTttgaaattacaatatttttctaaatacgGCAATATCAAcaaagaaatcaaaacaaacaaacgtgAAGCAtgctgttttaaataaaaaataattagttaagcTGGAATACAATGGATAAaccatttaaatttactttaccCTCaccaaatttcaataaaaatgctAAAGATGCCTGCAAACCAAAACCACACTTTCTTACTCCTTCGGGTATGTCACTGTTACCACGTGAGAAACAACCGCCACCCATGTATGGTAAGCATGGAGCAACAGTCCCACCCAGGTATCTACAGCAACAGCGAGTTGTAAGTGATAAATCAACTATAACGGACAACTCACCACCACCTCCGGAAAAGCAATACTGTGAGCCTTGTGAATTAGAGTTAAATTCGATGGAAGATTTAAAACGCCATCGGGCTCAACATGAAAAATGTCCAGTTGCGAGCTGTCTTTATAAAGGTCATCCCTCGGTAATGGATAAACATGTAAATGCACTTCATGCCTCGGgattatttgataaatttaaaaagcttaGCACGCCAGAGGAAATAGCTGCCTGGCGAGATGAAAGACGCAAAAGGTATCCTACACTAGCAAACGTTTTGTTAAAGCAAAAAGCACAAGAGCAAAGACAAAAACGTGGCGAACGTTTAGAGGCGAATAAAAATCGTTTTGGTAAACCGAACGATAGAAAACGAGCACAACCCAATGATCCGGAAAATGTTAATGCTGTAGAGGAAAAAAAGCCCAGAGAAAAAGGCAAATTAAaccagaaaaataataaaagaaatcgcaataaaaataaacgtaatcaaaagaacaataaaaacaatcaaGAAGTTAAACCGAATGTACAAAATATAGCTAAAACTAATAATGAAAAGAAGGAAGAGGAAAATGATCTTGTATGTGGaggaataaaaatgtttacaggAACTAGTCAAATGAAggattataaacattttaatgataaGAAGAAGTTGGTAACAAGTAATGCTTTATTTGGGCTAGTTGGAATGTATGGTTCCGATGATGAGGACGATGATAATGACGAATCGGAAGAAAAAGAAAGTGTTAGTGGTAAGAGCCTAATAGATCAAATTGATATTACGGAGACTGAAAACGATAAACTTGTAATTAGTAGTTTTATAAAGGAGAATATTGAAGTAAGTAGCGAAAAAGTACAGAATAAAGATATCTCCGAAAAAATACCAACAGAAGATAACTCTTACTCACAGCAAGCTAACAATACTAATGATATTAACGAAGTTAAAACAGATAGCAACATGCGTTTAAATGAAACGAATCTTATAGAAGGCGTAAATGAAAATTCTATCCCTAAGGACAATTCTTCCGACGAAGCTCCTGAAGAGACACCCATACAACGAAGTATACAAGACTATCCAGTTAAATCGTTAAACAATCCAAATAATACTTCTACTATGGAAACAGCAGAAAAGCGAAACAATCAAACGGAGACATCGCCTAGTATAACTAAACCAAGACAAgcagttaaaagaaaaacaggTTTAGATTATCGTAAGGCTCGTTTGCGTAAACAAAACACTATGTTGGAAAAATTACTTGAAACGGATATAAGACATGAGAGAAACGTATTGTTACAGTGTGTACgttatgtatttgaaaataattactttGGCATTggtcaaaataatcaaaaaaagcCTGATTAAAgatattagtttattaaaatattttgttgaactatttagtttaaagaaacaaataatattgtggtaaaatagaaataaaaagaaaaaaaaataaatttctaactttgagagttttattaataatgtatACAATTGAGCGCAGGACAATATTGTTAACGAAAAGGATCTAAACGATTTCAGAACTGAAAGTAAAAAAAGACACCCAATTTGTCATTATTAAATGTTTCAAGAAGTTTCAAAGCACCAATTATTTGGTATTGACAGACCACTGTAATAAGCTTGGTAACTGTTTATTTACAGATTTGCAGGATGTTATTGGGTGTCGGAGAGTTAGAAACAAATATCCTAACTTTTGcaaatatgtataaagaaaacaagctttagttaaaaaaaaaaacattttaatttccaTCACTTTGCTGCATTGTTACATCTTGGGGCATAATACCACCACCTGTATTCGCATTAGAATTTACAGATTTGCAGGATGTTATTGGGTGTCGGAGAGTTAGAAACAAATAGCCTAAATTTTGCaactatttataaagaaaacaagctttagtttaaaaaacattttaatttccaCCACTTTGCTGCATTGTTACATCTTGCGGCATAATTCCACCGCCTGTATTTGCATTAGAACCTCCCGCTGAACCGGAATCTTGTTGATGggattgctgttgttgctgctgctgttgagccatttgctgctgctgttgttgggcAGCGGCGGCAGCCTGTTGAGCAGCATGCTGTTGCTGcctttgttgctgttgttgtctaGCGGCATGTGTATACTTGGCTTTTGTCTCCTCTAATTCTCTAACTCTAGACCTTACATGAGATATACGATGCCAAGCCATTTGTAGAACTTTAGCTGAGGCATAACCAGAACCCTCATGAGGCTGACCTGTTGATACTTGTGTTAGATAATTGATTTGTTCGCTAAGTTTCATTTCCACATTTGACAGGGATTTGGTGAATTGTTGTGTCTGGGTTTCGGCATTTTTCTGTGAAGATTTTTCTTTGCTTAGTTCTTGAAGTGCCAAACCTAAAAAGGGGGTAAAATAAACGAGGTAcagtaaaatatatttgcagGAAATAACTTACCGGCACTTTGTAGACATAATATTATTTCCTTTTCAATTTCATCTAAAACATGGATTTTTTCTAAAGGAttcatgttttttctttatattttttatacacaataataaaacaattgcaaaatttgtttgtttacatagaaatgTCAATCATAAATTATAGGGTTACCAAGTCAAATATAAATATGGGAAAAAAGGAACAATGAAATGAAACaaaagaacaataatttttcaatgacaatataaatattaaaaaattaattcataatgATTGAAAACAATacgaattttaaacattataaaatataatacagttgtagattattattaattttatataaaaattcctcTTTATTTACCATACTGTTCCCCTTATGATAAAATGACACTCCTCCTGGCCGTTTTTACACTACTCAACTGAGAACGGC of the Lucilia cuprina isolate Lc7/37 chromosome 2, ASM2204524v1, whole genome shotgun sequence genome contains:
- the LOC111686613 gene encoding nuclear fragile X mental retardation-interacting protein 1, producing the protein MDKPFKFTLPSPNFNKNAKDACKPKPHFLTPSGMSLLPREKQPPPMYGKHGATVPPRYLQQQRVVSDKSTITDNSPPPPEKQYCEPCELELNSMEDLKRHRAQHEKCPVASCLYKGHPSVMDKHVNALHASGLFDKFKKLSTPEEIAAWRDERRKRYPTLANVLLKQKAQEQRQKRGERLEANKNRFGKPNDRKRAQPNDPENVNAVEEKKPREKGKLNQKNNKRNRNKNKRNQKNNKNNQEVKPNVQNIAKTNNEKKEEENDLVCGGIKMFTGTSQMKDYKHFNDKKKLVTSNALFGLVGMYGSDDEDDDNDESEEKESVSGKSLIDQIDITETENDKLVISSFIKENIEVSSEKVQNKDISEKIPTEDNSYSQQANNTNDINEVKTDSNMRLNETNLIEGVNENSIPKDNSSDEAPEETPIQRSIQDYPVKSLNNPNNTSTMETAEKRNNQTETSPSITKPRQAVKRKTGLDYRKARLRKQNTMLEKLLETDIRHERNVLLQCVRYVFENNYFGIGQNNQKKPD
- the LOC111686615 gene encoding mediator of RNA polymerase II transcription subunit 11; protein product: MNPLEKIHVLDEIEKEIILCLQSAGLALQELSKEKSSQKNAETQTQQFTKSLSNVEMKLSEQINYLTQVSTGQPHEGSGYASAKVLQMAWHRISHVRSRVRELEETKAKYTHAARQQQQQRQQQHAAQQAAAAAQQQQQQMAQQQQQQQQSHQQDSGSAGGSNANTGGGIMPQDVTMQQSGGN